A window of Lodderomyces elongisporus chromosome 8, complete sequence genomic DNA:
TTGACATCAAGGCTAACAAGCACCAAATCAAGGCTGCTGCTAAGGAATTGTACGATGTCGATGTCGATTACGTCAACACTTTGATCAGACCAAACGGTACCAAGAAGGCTTTCTTGAGATTGACTGCTGACCACGATGCATTGGACATTGCTAACAAGATTGGTTACATTTAAATTTAGAATTCAGAGTTGAactaatattttttttgtgttgttGATCATCTGTGTAAATCTTAATAAACccctttttcatttgtaaCGAAGATGATTTTgacatctttttttttcttttttctctattttcttttttctcttttgtctgttttaaattgatttttgaatttgattttgtagAGATATCTTCTGTTTAGCCTTGTAAATCAAAgaatttgttgaatacTAGGGTGTATTTTATTCATTACATTATTATATACCTACAAACAGTTTTTATTCGTCTGATACTTTGTTGGCTAACTCATTCAATAGCTCATCCAATGTAGACTCAAAAGTCCAGTATCTTGATTTTGCCCCACACTGCCAATACTCATACTCTTGTCGTAATTTGATTGTCATTTGCGCTTCACTTTGTAAGAAACTGTGTAATTTGCTGTACATAACATTAACAAAATCTTCGTCCCCATTAGTTATGTCATTGTTACCACCCTTCAATCCAAAAAAGTGGTGAAACTCTGTATCCTTTTGAAGATGCACCAAAATCTCACTCTCTTGTTCATCGTCAAACATAATTCTTACCGGTGCAAATCTTAttccatcttcatcataaGGTGTAAGAATAAACTGTTTGAATGGTAAAATGCCTAATGTTCTAACTGGTCCTAGCATTGCATTTGAAATGAGTGAACTTGAACTATGATTATCCACATATCGATTTAACTTGTTGATGGATACAAACTGAATAGTTTGTGAAGAATCGAGCCGTACATGTACCGGTGAGATTTCATTATGTGCAAAATGCAGTAAATCTTTATCTAATTGTAATGTCTGCTTGTGTGTCAGTGTCAGTGTCAGTGTTGGTGCCAGTGACAATTGCAGCTGCTGTTTTGCAACTTCATTAGTTTTAAATACGGCGGGCTTCTTGCGCAAAATTGCCATTTCCTCATTGTTCTCGTCATGTTCTTCAATATTCTTATCGATTTCCCCTTTACGTTTTCGATGTACCACCGAGTTTGAGAAATCTTGACTGTTAGCATTGCTGggattactactactactttcattattattattattgttattgttgatgttattgatgttattgttgatgttattgatgttattgttgttgttgctaatACTATTTTCATTACTTTCAATCTGATCCAGAGatggaggaggaggaggaggagaaggagtaTTATTCATTAGTACACCTTGTACGTCCAAATCATCATCTAAATCACTGAAACCCATATCACCATCAACCTCAGGGATCTGACTCTCCACATTGGCGTGACCTTTGGACTCGCCTAAATGCTTCAGTATATTGTGTGTCGGCTTTGGTTCAATTCTCATAAACATACcatttgctcttttttcaCTTGAATTGTCATTAAATTCAAAACCATTTCTATTATTGTCATTATCTCCGCCATTATAATTGTAACCTTGCTCCAATCTTTGATTCACTGTACCACtatcaaattctttttcaatctccAGTATTTTATTAGAGACATCgacttttttcttgtctCCATGTGTCCCAAATTtaacattttctttttcaacttcatcaaTTTCACTACCTTCACTCATTCCaggtatatttttttcttcttcaacatcGGAAAATTCCACTTCCATCAAGGCTTGAGTCTCATCCATTGAAACACTTTCCAAGAACCCCGGAAACTGTGAAATGTGTTCGATATCTTGACTCAATGCACCAAACTTGTGGATAAAATCGcgcaatttgaaaaattccACCATTTTATCAAAATCAGCTGATCCTCTAACTTTCAAATATCTATCCAACAAATTAACAAATTCTTGTTCTATCCCACGCATCACTTGAGTAAAATCTTTCCGTTCTGGATTTAAATCTGACCCAGATCCTGATGGTGAATGTGAATGTGAGTGTGAATGTAGTCTTACACGCGAGGGTAATTTTATACTATTACACAATCCATCAATCGCAGTGCCATTCTTCAAACGAAGGTCAAAGTTTAACCTTGCAAACATAGGATCAACACAACCATAGTCCTCGACATCGTTTTTAAATGACTCATATTGTTCGGCGCTCATCTCAACGCTGAAAATAGTGTTTCTATTCCATACAGTCATTGACTGCACAATCTCATTAATCTTTGGtggtaaagtttttttttgaacaCACGTTTGATGGTGAGTCTTTGTCAAGTCGGTAATCAAGAGCGAGGCTCCATTTATCTtgccttcttcttccttgttGGGCCAGCTCTTGACATTAACAATTATGACGGGAATATCCAATGTATATTTTGAAGCTTGTTGCAATCGAAGTGCCTTGGGATGCGGTAGCTGTGATAGCGTATCATGGGTTACGAGTTTTGATCTAAAGGTGCTCatctattctctttttcttttgttgttgtttttctttcctctttttcccaAATAGAACACATAGATCTGAAAAAACCAAGTGTTGCTGGTTTGTTGGGACATCATAAGAACGACAATGCTTATTCACTTTTGCAATTCTATCATTACTTTTTTGAGGAAAGTAGCGCGTTGCAAATATTTAGGAGACGCGCAAAATGGAATCTTCAAATCTTAAAACCTCAAGGATAGGCTAAACAGGCTTATATATACCAAACTGGAGACGTCTTTATTAATATCACCGTCACCATCACCAGTATAGTTATTTTCCTCGTCTTTAGTTCCGTTAAAATTATTGTAATTGTAAATCAGTAGCTTGGTcatttattctttgttttttcttttttttatttttactttttagGAAAACTTCATATAAGTAAAATCAACAGAAATGACTTGTCATACATAATCAAATTCGAgcaattatagaaattagcAAAAGTTTTTGCACATTATTACTTCAGATTTGGTACATATTTCTTGAACCTGATAAAAGAATTGGCAAATAATTCTTGCATCAAAATGTTCACGCAGCAATGGAATGAATGCACAATTTCGACCAATGTATTCTTGAGAAAGGAACGagctttttatttcaagaTAGTGTAAGACAAGCTGTCGAATCTATTGGTAAAAGACATTTTTACCACTTTACAGCGACTATTACGGCCACTTCTACGGCCACATATGTAACTCACTCAATCAGTTTAGATTGTTTTGGGTCTATAATAGTTATAAAAACTTAAATACtcgaaaaaacaaaaatattaaaaactaaattaaacaaatcaaaccaaatcaaaccaaatatatatattaacaCATTAATCTAACGAAATAAAAGTTGAGCTAAAAAACtgtagaaaagaaaaaacaaatatgtAGGGCCAGGTTCTAGATAATTCCTTCAACCTCCATCATGTCCAGGTCCATCAAGTCAATTTCTTCGGGAACATCTGTGAAATTGTTGCTCCAATAATTCTGATAATATTGATCAGCATACGCACCACTTCCATTAACAGGTTCAGCTGGTGTACATCGACTAGCTTGTCCAAAAAAGGAACTATCTATATATTGAAGGCTTATTGAAGGATTTCGTGAGTTGTTCACCACAATTTGGACtatattgattttgattagATGAATAATCCAAGCTATCttcatgtttttttttttttgattcttgtgatatttttctttactgaATCTGACGGCAAATAGAATTAGATACGTCTTAATATATGTTGTAGCAAATGTTGTGGATTTGGTAAATTGTGATGAACAGTTCTTCAATAACTACCAtcaacaatgatgatgtATATCAAAGTTTCTTGAACTAAAGTGTAGTTACTGGTGGCACCTTTAAaaatgtatacatatatataaatatttatatatacatgaaTTCTAAATGCAATAGTATCAAAAGTATATAGTCCAAAAAACTAGTTTTGCCCACGTTTTGTGTGATGGGATCGAGAAACAGGTAAAGAGTGGGGGGAAAGGAGGGGGGAGCAGTTGAAAGAGAACATTTTtctaaaaaaagagaaacaaaataaataacggcttttgtttttagtGTTTTTCGGATCTACCTCCCAATTTGGTAATGATACCCGAATATATTGATTCTAACACACGTgataattttcaaaaatagcACTTACATGTATAATGAGCACTTTTTCATCTACACATTTGCACATCTCTACATCTCTACAATTCTGCAATTCCACATTACTACACATTTCAAAGTTATTGTTTGTCGAATTTCGATATATTCTATTAGCAAATTCTATActtaaatatatacatgatTTACAGTTCTCTGGTCCCATTCctaaaaaaagatttgtaAATGTTTGAGTGTCCGTATCTTTCTTGTTCCCGCAtcacacatacatacatacatacatacatacatgcaaacaaacaaacattaCGAAGAACTTCtttgttccttttcctctttcatTGTAACTGCTATTTCACCCCCACATTCATAGTTTATTTACTCAAAAGTTTGTCAAAAGCTGGAATCAATGATTGAGCCATGGCAAATGAAAACACCAACTTAGGTCCTGTGGTCAACAACTTTGGAGTTAAACCCttaaaaaatgaagtgATACCTTCATTCTTGAACATATTCTTTAAAATAGTAAATCCTGATTCTGGGTTTTCAAAGTTTCTGTTTTGAATTCTGGTCTTGATGACATCCAATGGCGCACTAACAATCAATGAAGCACTAGCACCAAAAATGGAGGTAATGAAATTTTGAGTCCATGTAGCTTGAGTATAATCTTTCAATCCAAAGATGTACTCTTTGGCGAACGAGTTACCACCAAACAATGCAAATGAACCAGGTGCGTTTCTAGCCATGGTCCATCCCCATCCTCTATATAAGCCAAAACCTTCATCGCTCAAGATCTTGAGGAAGCCTCTACCTCTGAATGACTCAGGGTTTGTTTGACGTTTGATTTTAAGCACATCCAATGGCAAAAGAACAACTTCACCAATACCGATAAGAGAACCAGCAGTGGCACTCATCAAAGCCTTACCGTTCTTAGGTCCAAAGACATTGTCAAAGTCGTTCTTGAAGTTTTTGGTCAAAAATTCGTTGGCAAATGGTTGACCACCATATTTGTAGACTCTTTGCAAGATCTTGTAACAAGCAGCGTAACCCAAACCTGGAAACAAGGTGAATAATCTCTTTCCCAAAGGCTCTAAAGCAGCGTCTCTGAAAATAACTTGATTCAATTGAGTTAAAGAAGTAACCTTAGTGTGGTTGGACATCAATCTC
This region includes:
- the GGC1 gene encoding Mitochondrial GTP/GDP carrier protein 1 (BUSCO:EOG09263JTO) → MSPTAHSTSDKKTTGLARVLGSATAGIAEIGVFHPVDTISKRLMSNHTKVTSLTQLNQVIFRDAALEPLGKRLFTLFPGLGYAACYKILQRVYKYGGQPFANEFLTKNFKNDFDNVFGPKNGKALMSATAGSLIGIGEVVLLPLDVLKIKRQTNPESFRGRGFLKILSDEGFGLYRGWGWTMARNAPGSFALFGGNSFAKEYIFGLKDYTQATWTQNFITSIFGASASLIVSAPLDVIKTRIQNRNFENPESGFTILKNMFKNEGITSFFKGLTPKLLTTGPKLVFSFAMAQSLIPAFDKLLSK